A genomic window from Arvicola amphibius chromosome 5, mArvAmp1.2, whole genome shotgun sequence includes:
- the Tspan18 gene encoding tetraspanin-18, whose translation MEGDCLSCMKYLMFVFNFFIFLGGACLLGVGIWVLVDPTGFREIVATNPLLTTGAYIVLAMGGLLFLLGFLGCCGAVRENRCLLLFFFIFILVIFLVELSAAILAFIFREHLTREFFTRELTKHYQGNNDTDVFSATWNSVMITFGCCGVNGPEDFKMASVFRLLTLDSEEVPKACCRREPQTRDGVLLSREECQLGRSPFINKQGCYTVILNTFETYVYLAGAFAIGVLAIELFLMIFAMCLFRGIQ comes from the exons CTGGGAGGAGCCTGCCTGCTGGGCGTAGGCATCTGGGTCCTCGTGGATCCGACTGGCTTCCGGGAGATTGTGGCTACCAACCCCCTGTTGACCACGGGTGCCTACATCGTCCTggccatgggaggcctgctgttTCTTCTGGGCTTCCTGGGCTGCTGCGGTGCTGTCCGAGAGAACAGGTGTCTGCTGCTGTTT TTTTTCATCTTTATCCTGGTCATCTTCCTGGTAGAGCTCTCAGCAGCCATCCTGGCCTTCATCTTCAGGGAGCAC CTCACCCGTGAGTTCTTCACCAGGGAGCTCACCAAGCACTACCAGGGCAACAATGACACGGATGTGTTCTCTGCCACCTGGAATTCGGTCATGATCACA TTTGGCTGCTGTGGGGTCAATGGGCCCGAAGATTTCAAGATGGCCTCCGTGTTTCGGCTGCTGACACTGGACAGTGAAGAGGTGCCCAAGGCCTGCTGCAGGAGGGAACCCCAGACTCGTGATGGGGTACTGTTGAGCAGGGAGGAGTGCCAGCTGGGGAGGAGTCCATTCATAAACAAACAG GGCTGTTACACGGTGATTCTCAACACCTTTGAAACCTACGTCTACCTGGCTGGGGCCTTTGCCATTGGGGTGCTGGCTATTGAG cttttcctCATGATCTTTGCCATGTGTCTCTTCCGGGGCATCCAGTAG